Within Styela clava chromosome 8, kaStyClav1.hap1.2, whole genome shotgun sequence, the genomic segment CTGGTTTTAAAGTTTGGCAGGTGAGTCTGGTTATTAATATATGAAGCATTTAAATTGAGGCAAAAAAACTCTATATCTTCAGAACTACTGTGGACTTTTTGTATGATTTTATCGTCGTCCGTCACCAAAGTCAATGCAGATGGTACAATTGTCTGGTTATTTTCTTCAAACACTACCTGGGCCGTGagtcgccatatgattgagctgtcTGTGAACGATATGAAAATCGTTTCCTAATTGGAAATTTTCCGACGAATTTTCACTGAAAATTAATTGAAGCTGCATTCCTCCGTTGTAACGAATATATAGAATAAATACCTTTGTTTATCGAGGCACCTCATTTTATTATGCGTGCAATATCATCACATTTGGCTTCTAGGGAAAAACTCGTTGCATGAGCGTCGCGACCTGGCTAATATTATTAAGATTAGAAACTTTGCTACGGATGAAGTCAAATTGAAAACggaatatttttgctttttaataAACTAATCCGACCTAAAAATAATTTGACGCTCGCTTTTGTGAATCCTCTTCTGTCGAACGCCAACGGGTTTGTACTTGGGCCCACGtttgtatatattaaaattaaataacacCAATAAAAAGTGAACTAACTTTTAAGGctatttatattcaaaactattcaTAAAATCACATCAAAATGACTGGTATATTGAGCTTAGGCCACTGATGGTTCGTACGCTGAAGTTCGATTCATAATAGTTAActgcaaattaatatttgaaatttatagaCGATCAACTTCAATCTGCCACTGACTTTTGACTTTTATCTGTTCTAATATTAACTGACTTTCTTTAACCGGCGTCATTACTTTTTCTTCCCCTTTCCTCCACCTTTCTTGCTTTTCTTTTTATCTAATCAATAAAAAGGATATAATATGAAACAAGTGTttgattcaattttgaaaatctaTAAAACGTCAACTAATAAGTGCAAGATAAAATAACATAAGAAACTATACTAATTGGTGAAGTCGTCAcatgagaaaaaataaaatataatgagCATAGTGTAGGACAGACATATTACTAGGACGCATATTACTGAACAGATTAGGAAACCAATCATGTCAACCGAAATATGCTGTCATAGTATGAAAAACATAATTGTTTTGGGAATTTCGGAGAATAAGTTTTTTTCCGGCCATTAAGTTCTGAATTCATTTTTGGATTATAGTACTGTTAATCATGGCAACttgaaatattataatatttattgtgTGTGTGTGAGTATTTTCCCGGGTAGTATTGTTAGGATCTAAATAAATGGATAAAAAGTCTATCTTCATTTGCCTTTCTTTTTTCCTTTTGCCGATGCTTTTCCTTTCTTTCCCTTTTTCTTTGACTTGGCACCCCCATCGAACGGTCCGAAACCATGCCTCACCATATTTCCCCTCCACCATGCTTGAATCTAAGAATGAATTGTGAATATTGATTgaattatatgatatatatggaGAATTTTATCAAAAAGGACGAGGGAGTTCAAATTAGGTAATATCACATGTTCGGTGTTCTCTCATTTAAAGTAAATTGTGCACaaaaagcaatatatataaaagaaattTTCGCTCCGTAATCCAATAGACTGATAGACAATCAGTTTCACCTTGGTGGCACAgtatctcaattttttttccgtTGCGATATGCTTCAGAATCGCTTGTAGGCCTTGTTCACAAACATGTTGTGGCGGATATTGCCAGGGATTGTTTGAAACATCCAGGTCTTTCAGTTGTTTCAACTGATCGACGTCTTCCGATAATTTGGTGAGATCATTGTTATTCAGGTACATAGTTGATAAGTCTAAAtggaaaaaaacaataatttttcaaattttaaaccaATTATTTATTATCTCCCATCTAGGTAATGGAGAGCACACATTTTGAGTTGCTTTCATACAAAATTAAACCTGATAAAATAATTCATACTTGTCAAACTTGATAGACAAGCTGGTAGCGAGGACAGTCGGTTGTTGCTGACAACGAGTGTAGTGAGCAGACGTAATTCACGGATACTCTCCGGTAGAGTTACCAGCTGATTGTTATCCAGATATAGCTTTTTAAGATTGACCAGATACTTTATCTGAAATGAACCATAATTAGAACTGGATAAAAAGTTATCCTTAGTATCATTGATTTCTTCGCGGCCCCCACGCTGTGGAATCAGCTTCCACTTAGCTGTTTTCTTTGAGTAACAAAAGCATTTGATCCCGTGTAAAACGGTACCAAATCCGCTGAAGTGCCAACGATGTGAAGTTCTATATATTATATCATTTCACTATTCGATTGATACTCTTTGGTTATTTCTGTTTTCGAATACGCATACATGACTAAATGTTTTATTCGATTTACTTGGTTTGGAAGCCTTGTGAATGGTTTTCCTTGATCCTGGCCGAGATACAAATGCTCTAGTGATTTCAGACTGCACAATGCGATAGGGAAGACATCGAACTAAAAAGTATAAAGATCTGTTTGTTGGCTGTTGTCGAAACTTGAAAAGTGTATCAATGCCATTTAACTTACTTTATTACCAGTGAGACTAAGAAGCACCAAATTTCGCAAATGACCGATATAAGGTGGAACATCGCGCAGTTGATTGTCGTCCAACATGAGAATACGGAGTTGCGAGAGAGCACAAATGTTGATTGGAAGATGCTCGAGTCTGTAAACAACAAATAATGAAACGTGCCAAGCTGGAGAATGTTAAGTTTACTTAAAGATTCAGTGTTACCGGCACTCTAGAGCGTCAAATTTAGTAACGTTAATATAATTGGTAAATGGAATGAAAAATttagaagatatatatattgatactAAGCGCATCTTAGGCTAAAAAGTGTTACTAAAATGTATATGAAATactagtttttaaattttttatctcTTGCATGTTCTCGTAATGACGAACAAATAGAGACAATCACTCAAAATTAAGATTGTAGCAACTtctatatcacaaaaaatgctaccTGTTTCCACCAGCATCTAATCTGGACAAGCATGCCATTCTCGATATTCGTTTTGGAAGATCTCTGATGCCGTTGTTACGTAATCGAAGAACTTCCAAGTTGACGAGACGATGAAACTTCTTCGGTAAAATTCTAATTCGATTATTATCCAAGCACAAATCGCGCAGACTAATAATATCATGAATGTTGTTAGGTAAATCGGAAATTCTATTGTCGGATGCTTCTAAGACTTCAAGTTGTTTCAATTTGCACAACTGCTTCTCAATCGCAAGCAGAGAATTTcgagaaatataaaactttttcaATTCTCTCAGAAGTGATATTTCCTTTGGGATATACTGGACTTTATTACCCTCCAGATCAATAATACAAAGTTTTGGTAAACCGCACAAACAAATTGGAAATTCAACCATTTTGTTATCTTTCAAGTAAACCTCGCGTAGCTTCTGCATGCATATAAAATCTGGTGGTAGGTCTTCGATATCATTACCGGAAAGTCCTAAAACTTCCAAGTACTGCATTACTCTGCATATTTCTGCGGGAAACGACGTTAGTCCGGTATCATACAGTCTCAAATGAGTAAGATAAACCAACTTTGTGATGATATCCGAAGGAAATGGTGATAGTGGATTGCAACTCAGATCAATTGATTTCAATTGCGTTAGCTTTGCAATCTCGGGGC encodes:
- the LOC120345432 gene encoding uncharacterized protein LOC120345432 isoform X2, whose amino-acid sequence is MTEEMPSSTTLILTDVQPEKQDEVKQVQDMDDVTLVEDSQNPDEKPTDEPQVVVSPKSESNHSVNFTLPESTNLLLLKEILELPNLFKGIATAEKIVRARKRFINLGDKNITDIPEELFDFDEVVELHLEENDINHLSPLFEYFKSLKILYLNGNCISELCPEIAKLTQLKSIDLSCNPLSPFPSDIITKLVYLTHLRLYDTGLTSFPAEICRVMQYLEVLGLSGNDIEDLPPDFICMQKLREVYLKDNKMVEFPICLCGLPKLCIIDLEGNKVQYIPKEISLLRELKKFYISRNSLLAIEKQLCKLKQLEVLEASDNRISDLPNNIHDIISLRDLCLDNNRIRILPKKFHRLVNLEVLRLRNNGIRDLPKRISRMACLSRLDAGGNRLEHLPINICALSQLRILMLDDNQLRDVPPYIGHLRNLVLLSLTGNKFDVFPIALCSLKSLEHLYLGQDQGKPFTRLPNQIKYLVNLKKLYLDNNQLVTLPESIRELRLLTTLVVSNNRLSSLPACLSSLTNLSTMYLNNNDLTKLSEDVDQLKQLKDLDVSNNPWQYPPQHVCEQGLQAILKHIATEKKLRYCATKIQAWWRGNMVRHGFGPFDGGAKSKKKGKKGKASAKGKKKDKKKSKKGGGKGKKK
- the LOC120345432 gene encoding uncharacterized protein LOC120345432 isoform X1, giving the protein MPRKKRRANPKESSAAIPKKRHVSTSKLSSTTLILTDVQPEKQDEVKQVQDMDDVTLVEDSQNPDEKPTDEPQVVVSPKSESNHSVNFTLPESTNLLLLKEILELPNLFKGIATAEKIVRARKRFINLGDKNITDIPEELFDFDEVVELHLEENDINHLSPLFEYFKSLKILYLNGNCISELCPEIAKLTQLKSIDLSCNPLSPFPSDIITKLVYLTHLRLYDTGLTSFPAEICRVMQYLEVLGLSGNDIEDLPPDFICMQKLREVYLKDNKMVEFPICLCGLPKLCIIDLEGNKVQYIPKEISLLRELKKFYISRNSLLAIEKQLCKLKQLEVLEASDNRISDLPNNIHDIISLRDLCLDNNRIRILPKKFHRLVNLEVLRLRNNGIRDLPKRISRMACLSRLDAGGNRLEHLPINICALSQLRILMLDDNQLRDVPPYIGHLRNLVLLSLTGNKFDVFPIALCSLKSLEHLYLGQDQGKPFTRLPNQIKYLVNLKKLYLDNNQLVTLPESIRELRLLTTLVVSNNRLSSLPACLSSLTNLSTMYLNNNDLTKLSEDVDQLKQLKDLDVSNNPWQYPPQHVCEQGLQAILKHIATEKKLRYCATKIQAWWRGNMVRHGFGPFDGGAKSKKKGKKGKASAKGKKKDKKKSKKGGGKGKKK